A part of Thermococcus sp. SY098 genomic DNA contains:
- a CDS encoding MoxR family ATPase, whose amino-acid sequence MNGKEFLEKLKEEIHNAVVGKDDVIELLSVALLAEGHVILEGIPGVAKTTVAKSFANALGLKFSRIQLTPDLLPADILGTVYYDQRDGKFKIKKGPIFANIILADEINRAQPKTQSALLEAMQEKQVTIEGRTFPLEDPFLVIATKNPLEFEGVYNLPEAQIDRFMLHIKVGYPDKEEELTLLIRKDKGDFREVKQIFTKGQILALINQVKKVKTSEDVLHYLYEIISRTRKDERLLIGASPRAAEHLLYASKALAFLRGRDYVIPDDIKEVAVSVLAHRLIVRAEYEIEGVKSEDIVREILEEVEVPV is encoded by the coding sequence ATGAACGGAAAAGAATTCCTTGAAAAGCTCAAAGAGGAAATCCATAATGCCGTTGTCGGTAAAGATGATGTCATAGAGCTCCTATCTGTTGCTTTATTGGCTGAGGGACACGTAATACTTGAAGGAATACCCGGAGTTGCAAAGACAACAGTAGCTAAGAGCTTTGCAAACGCTTTGGGGCTGAAGTTCTCAAGGATTCAGCTGACTCCAGATTTGCTTCCGGCAGATATATTAGGGACAGTTTATTACGACCAGAGGGACGGGAAGTTCAAAATTAAGAAGGGCCCAATATTTGCCAATATAATCCTTGCGGACGAGATAAACAGGGCCCAGCCGAAGACCCAATCCGCATTATTGGAGGCAATGCAGGAAAAGCAGGTGACGATAGAGGGAAGAACGTTTCCCTTAGAGGATCCTTTCCTTGTGATAGCAACCAAGAACCCATTAGAATTTGAAGGCGTTTATAATCTTCCCGAGGCTCAAATTGACAGATTCATGCTTCACATTAAAGTCGGTTACCCAGATAAGGAAGAAGAGCTCACCCTGCTGATCAGAAAGGACAAGGGGGACTTCAGGGAGGTTAAGCAAATATTCACAAAGGGGCAGATATTGGCACTCATAAATCAGGTTAAGAAGGTTAAAACAAGTGAAGATGTCCTTCATTATCTCTATGAAATAATATCGAGGACAAGAAAAGATGAGAGATTATTAATTGGTGCATCTCCAAGGGCTGCCGAGCACTTGCTTTACGCCTCAAAAGCCCTTGCATTTCTAAGAGGAAGGGATTACGTGATACCAGATGACATAAAGGAAGTTGCCGTTAGTGTCTTGGCACACAGGCTCATCGTTAGGGCGGAGTACGAGATCGAGGGTGTAAAGAGCGAGGACATAGTTAGGGAAATCCTTGAAGAAGTTGAGGTGCCCGTATGA
- a CDS encoding DUF4350 domain-containing protein: MRRAMYGIMMVIGVSLLIMPLTVPVFSTNADFSIFNTKWNGASSFGKVLYENSQIIPIISPFNSIELGEKKGTLLILGPDMSYSTLEIEEIKKFLENGGTLVLIDDFGTGNQILKGLDLTARFSKASFIDVFYSKNYNFPELVRIFDPELGAGVDKLILNVPSVILNAKGEIYTSKVALLGKNQREYPIMSELKYGNGKIILFSDPSVFINDMFKQNEKFIRNFAEYISSDVIYIDEAHHSNFNPYHMGMLVIRRSFDRVKAFYVVLGVAVIALVIESGFAVSLAEKSLAFLFNKLFKEEEKSLDEVIKELKEEGYNEEVLRKIVREIKTGKKLGG; the protein is encoded by the coding sequence ATGAGGAGAGCAATGTACGGCATCATGATGGTGATTGGAGTCTCTCTTTTAATAATGCCCCTTACGGTGCCGGTATTCAGCACAAATGCAGACTTCAGCATCTTCAACACTAAGTGGAACGGTGCATCAAGTTTTGGGAAGGTACTCTATGAAAATTCCCAGATAATCCCAATTATTTCACCATTTAATTCGATAGAGCTTGGAGAAAAGAAGGGAACACTTCTAATCCTTGGCCCCGATATGAGTTATTCTACCCTTGAAATTGAAGAGATCAAGAAGTTCTTGGAAAACGGTGGGACTTTGGTTTTAATCGATGATTTTGGAACTGGAAATCAGATACTGAAAGGTTTGGATCTAACGGCCAGATTTTCAAAAGCGAGCTTCATTGATGTGTTTTACTCCAAAAACTACAACTTCCCCGAGCTTGTGAGGATTTTCGATCCAGAACTCGGAGCAGGAGTCGATAAGCTAATTCTGAATGTCCCTTCAGTTATACTGAATGCCAAGGGGGAAATTTATACAAGCAAGGTTGCACTTCTTGGCAAAAATCAAAGGGAATACCCAATAATGAGCGAACTGAAATACGGGAATGGAAAGATAATACTATTCTCGGACCCAAGCGTTTTCATAAACGACATGTTCAAGCAGAATGAAAAGTTCATAAGAAATTTTGCAGAATACATAAGTTCCGATGTGATATACATAGACGAAGCACACCACTCCAACTTTAACCCATACCATATGGGAATGCTCGTAATAAGAAGGAGTTTTGATAGAGTTAAGGCATTTTACGTTGTACTTGGAGTTGCCGTAATTGCTTTGGTCATTGAAAGCGGTTTTGCGGTATCATTGGCTGAGAAAAGTTTGGCATTCCTATTCAACAAACTCTTTAAGGAGGAAGAAAAAAGCTTAGATGAAGTTATAAAGGAACTGAAAGAAGAAGGCTACAATGAGGAGGTTTTGAGGAAAATTGTAAGAGAGATTAAGACCGGTAAAAAGCTGGGTGGTTAA
- a CDS encoding DUF1616 domain-containing protein, whose translation MEWRDYWDLITIIALSLLLDFLIAFFPDSLLRKALGLAFVLFFPGYVFITALFPNRKELDNLERLALSFGLSIAIVPLIGLGLNYTPWGIRLIPILASLTIFNLIFGILAVYRRAKAIDPWIPRIDIEMLKEELEWDKASKLDKALTVILVIAIISSIATLAYVITHPKPGEKFTEFYILGPNGKAADYPTKLFVGENATVILGIANHEYRNVTYYVEVWLVNLTYDFNTNTTHIYNMYLLDRFNVTLPHKPVNIEGNWTPQWEMNYTFSIDKPGKWQLWFLLFKDKEPPLPKPINGDYAQTNATQRILDAIDGKILSLKLNIEVKS comes from the coding sequence ATGGAATGGAGAGATTACTGGGATCTTATAACAATAATTGCTTTATCCCTGCTCTTGGATTTCCTTATAGCATTTTTCCCAGACAGCTTGCTTAGAAAAGCCTTGGGCTTGGCATTTGTCCTCTTTTTCCCTGGCTATGTCTTTATAACTGCCCTTTTTCCAAATAGGAAGGAGCTTGACAACCTTGAGCGCTTGGCTTTGAGCTTTGGACTGAGCATAGCAATCGTTCCCCTTATAGGCCTGGGCTTAAACTACACACCTTGGGGGATAAGGTTAATTCCAATATTGGCCAGCTTAACGATATTCAACTTGATATTTGGGATTCTGGCAGTATATAGGAGGGCAAAAGCAATTGATCCCTGGATTCCGAGGATTGACATTGAAATGCTCAAAGAAGAGCTCGAATGGGACAAAGCAAGCAAATTGGACAAAGCTTTGACAGTGATTTTGGTGATCGCAATAATCTCCTCAATTGCAACTTTAGCTTATGTTATAACCCACCCAAAGCCAGGGGAAAAGTTCACTGAATTTTACATCCTCGGCCCAAATGGGAAAGCCGCTGATTATCCAACGAAGCTGTTTGTTGGAGAGAACGCAACCGTCATTCTGGGAATAGCCAACCACGAATATAGAAACGTCACATACTACGTTGAGGTCTGGCTTGTTAACCTAACCTATGACTTCAACACAAACACCACCCATATATACAACATGTACCTCCTCGACCGCTTCAACGTAACTTTGCCCCACAAACCGGTAAACATTGAGGGCAACTGGACTCCACAGTGGGAGATGAACTACACCTTCAGCATTGATAAGCCCGGAAAATGGCAGCTCTGGTTTTTGCTCTTTAAAGATAAGGAGCCACCGTTACCGAAGCCAATAAACGGAGATTACGCTCAAACAAATGCAACTCAAAGAATTCTCGATGCCATTGATGGGAAAATACTGAGCTTAAAGCTGAACATTGAAGTTAAAAGCTGA
- a CDS encoding TasA family protein, translating to MKKLLLIVLVAGILIGAAGIQVGNAVFSDKSISEGNEMSTGEFDIGISKDGSRFYNDLKLFEFSNLKPGDYREFVFYIKNRGDIEVSRIVISFNVEDLENGKLTAAESLVDNTTDIGELSRNIIIAKLSVTRNNQTYSLDNYVGKTLKEISGKQILLLKDLLKPRENVKVTVGFKLKDDAGNECQTDTAKITLNIYAEQ from the coding sequence ATGAAAAAGCTTCTGCTGATAGTACTGGTGGCTGGAATACTTATAGGAGCAGCAGGAATCCAAGTGGGAAATGCTGTCTTCAGTGACAAGAGCATTTCGGAAGGTAATGAAATGTCCACAGGAGAGTTTGATATAGGTATAAGCAAAGATGGAAGCAGATTTTACAATGATCTGAAGCTTTTCGAGTTCTCCAACTTGAAGCCAGGCGACTACAGGGAATTTGTCTTCTACATAAAGAACAGAGGGGATATAGAGGTCTCGAGGATTGTCATCTCCTTTAACGTTGAAGACTTGGAAAATGGAAAGCTGACTGCTGCGGAATCTCTTGTTGACAACACCACGGATATTGGTGAACTAAGCAGAAACATTATCATAGCAAAGCTCTCAGTGACAAGGAACAATCAAACGTACTCACTGGATAACTATGTTGGAAAAACGCTGAAGGAAATCAGCGGCAAGCAAATACTTCTCCTCAAAGATCTCTTAAAACCCAGGGAGAATGTTAAAGTCACAGTTGGCTTTAAGCTCAAAGATGATGCTGGAAATGAGTGCCAGACAGATACTGCAAAAATAACACTGAACATATATGCCGAGCAGTGA